A portion of the Sphingobacterium spiritivorum genome contains these proteins:
- the bioB gene encoding biotin synthase BioB — MNTAIRTNWTKEEIQEIYDQPLLELVYRAATVHREWHRASEVQVCTLLSVKTGGCPEDCSYCGQAARYHTDIKVQALLPTETVIAHAQKAKDSGSTRFCMAAAWREVRDNRDFDRVIDMVKGVNDLGLEVCCTLGMLTEEQAVRLRDAGLHAYNHNLDTSEQYYEEIISTRKFDNRINTINHVRKAGITVCSGGIIGLGETHKDRISMLLTLATMPKHPESVPVNALARVKGTPLEHNPKVDIWDMVRMIATARIVMPASVVRLSAGRIEMTETEQAWCFMAGANSIFTGEHETLLVTPNPGVSEDMQMFRNLGLKPMENKKSESSCQVH; from the coding sequence ATGAATACAGCAATCAGAACCAACTGGACGAAAGAAGAGATTCAGGAAATTTACGATCAGCCGTTGCTGGAATTGGTCTATCGTGCAGCTACCGTACACAGAGAATGGCACCGTGCATCAGAAGTACAGGTATGTACCTTATTATCTGTCAAAACCGGAGGCTGTCCTGAAGATTGTTCCTATTGCGGACAGGCTGCCCGATATCATACGGACATCAAGGTGCAAGCTTTGTTGCCGACGGAGACCGTTATTGCCCATGCACAGAAAGCCAAAGATTCGGGTTCTACCCGCTTTTGTATGGCTGCTGCGTGGAGAGAGGTTCGTGACAACCGTGATTTTGACCGGGTTATCGATATGGTAAAGGGTGTAAATGACCTGGGGCTTGAGGTCTGTTGTACACTGGGTATGTTGACTGAAGAGCAGGCTGTCCGGTTAAGGGACGCAGGTTTGCATGCTTACAATCATAATCTGGATACTTCAGAGCAGTATTATGAGGAGATTATCTCGACACGTAAGTTTGATAACCGTATCAATACAATCAACCATGTGCGTAAAGCAGGTATTACTGTTTGTTCGGGGGGGATTATAGGCCTTGGAGAAACCCATAAAGATCGTATTTCTATGTTACTGACATTGGCTACTATGCCAAAGCATCCTGAATCTGTTCCGGTCAATGCATTGGCAAGGGTTAAAGGAACACCATTAGAACATAATCCTAAAGTTGATATATGGGATATGGTACGTATGATAGCTACAGCCCGTATTGTAATGCCGGCATCCGTTGTGCGTCTTAGTGCCGGACGTATCGAGATGACAGAGACGGAGCAAGCCTGGTGTTTTATGGCGGGTGCCAATTCTATTTTTACAGGAGAACACGAAACCTTGCTTGTAACGCCCAATCCGGGAGTATCCGAGGATATGCAGATGTTCCGGAACCTGGGACTGAAACCTATGGAAAACAAAAAAAGCGAAAGCTCATGTCAGGTACATTAA
- the bioA gene encoding adenosylmethionine--8-amino-7-oxononanoate transaminase translates to MSGTLKERDRKVNWHPYTQMKGAEDAIPIVRGNGAYLYDDKGNRYIDAVSSWWVTLHGHAHPYIAERVSEQLLTLEQVIFAGFTHEPAIRLSENLLRLLPSTQQKVFYTDNGSTAIEVALKICIQYHYNQDRKRSKILAFKNSYHGDTFGAMSISGRGVWTAPFADMLFEVIFIDVPTQANINVLFGIIDRYADELACFVYEPLVQGAAGMLMHRPEDLSMLMDYCRSKGILLIQDEIFVGFGRTGRLFAADYLSAYPDVMCFSKGLTGGTMPLGVTTCSDAIYEAFYSDDKKKALFHGHSFTASPLACTAALASMELLLQAHTLENIQRIVLQHERFAMELKSHPQVVVVRQQGTILALEWRTGEETSYFSDMHEKLYPYFLNKGILLRPLGNIIYLVPPYCIADEDLAYIYETILEALDSL, encoded by the coding sequence ATGTCAGGTACATTAAAAGAGCGTGACAGAAAGGTTAACTGGCATCCGTATACGCAGATGAAAGGTGCAGAAGACGCTATACCCATTGTCCGTGGAAACGGAGCATATCTTTACGACGATAAAGGCAATCGTTATATTGATGCCGTTTCTTCCTGGTGGGTGACTTTGCACGGGCATGCTCATCCTTATATTGCTGAGCGTGTCTCTGAGCAGTTACTTACACTAGAGCAAGTGATATTTGCCGGATTTACGCATGAACCAGCGATCAGACTTTCTGAAAATCTGCTCAGGCTGCTTCCGTCCACTCAGCAGAAAGTGTTTTATACGGATAATGGCTCTACTGCAATAGAAGTTGCACTCAAAATATGTATACAGTATCACTATAACCAAGATCGGAAACGATCTAAAATACTGGCTTTTAAGAATTCATATCATGGAGATACATTTGGAGCTATGTCTATTAGCGGAAGGGGGGTATGGACAGCTCCCTTTGCAGATATGCTCTTTGAGGTTATCTTTATTGATGTTCCCACTCAAGCAAATATAAACGTACTGTTTGGCATTATAGACCGGTATGCAGATGAGCTGGCTTGTTTTGTTTATGAACCGCTTGTGCAGGGAGCTGCAGGAATGTTAATGCATAGACCGGAGGATTTGAGTATGCTGATGGATTATTGCCGTAGCAAAGGTATATTGCTGATACAGGATGAAATATTTGTAGGTTTTGGTCGTACAGGACGTCTGTTTGCTGCGGATTATTTGTCTGCATATCCCGATGTTATGTGTTTCTCTAAAGGGCTGACCGGAGGGACTATGCCTTTAGGGGTGACGACCTGTTCAGATGCGATATATGAAGCATTTTATTCTGATGATAAGAAAAAGGCACTTTTTCATGGTCATTCTTTTACAGCCAGTCCTCTGGCCTGTACTGCGGCTTTAGCAAGTATGGAACTTCTGTTGCAAGCGCATACGCTGGAGAATATTCAACGGATAGTATTGCAGCATGAACGCTTTGCTATGGAGTTAAAATCGCATCCTCAGGTGGTAGTTGTCAGACAGCAGGGAACTATTCTGGCGTTAGAATGGAGAACAGGAGAAGAAACTTCCTATTTCAGCGATATGCACGAAAAACTGTATCCTTATTTTCTAAACAAAGGGATTCTGCTTCGCCCTTTGGGGAATATTATTTATCTGGTTCCTCCATATTGCATAGCAGATGAAGATCTGGCTTATATCTATGAAACGATATTGGAGGCCTTAGACTCTTTATAA
- a CDS encoding response regulator transcription factor — protein sequence MDILIIEDDLRVAQLIERAVQEQGFQTMIAYDGMSGRKLALQHDFSLIITDIVLPKMDGLDVCKEVRQLKPDLPVIMLTALGTTDNKVEGFDAGADDYLVKPFETRELIARVRALLKRKDQSASVASFVLRYHDLEMNLNTKMVKRGGLEIELTPKEFNLLQYFLSHPEKVLSRSDIAEHVWETHFDTGTNFIDVYINYLRKKIDRDFDHKLIHTKPGMGFILRKA from the coding sequence ATGGATATTCTTATTATTGAAGATGATCTCAGAGTAGCACAGCTGATTGAGCGTGCTGTCCAGGAACAGGGATTTCAGACGATGATTGCTTATGATGGAATGTCTGGCAGGAAATTAGCCTTGCAGCATGATTTTAGCCTTATTATCACGGATATTGTATTGCCAAAGATGGATGGATTGGACGTGTGTAAAGAGGTGCGTCAGTTGAAACCGGATCTTCCTGTTATTATGCTGACAGCATTGGGTACTACTGATAATAAAGTTGAAGGATTTGATGCCGGAGCAGATGATTATCTGGTCAAGCCTTTTGAAACGAGGGAGTTGATCGCTCGTGTACGTGCTTTGTTGAAACGTAAGGATCAGTCTGCGAGTGTGGCATCTTTCGTGTTGAGATATCATGATCTTGAAATGAATCTCAATACCAAAATGGTAAAGAGGGGTGGTCTGGAAATCGAACTTACACCCAAAGAATTTAACCTGCTTCAGTATTTTTTAAGTCATCCTGAAAAAGTGCTCTCCCGATCAGATATAGCTGAACATGTATGGGAAACGCATTTTGATACAGGTACCAATTTTATAGATGTATATATTAATTACCTCCGTAAGAAAATAGATAGGGATTTTGATCATAAACTGATTCATACTAAACCCGGAATGGGATTTATCTTAAGAAAGGCCTGA
- a CDS encoding ATP-binding protein: MVARARLTLLFTCITAAILLIFGAVLYFSAKQNRQKEFYDLLKKEAVTKANLFFEAGVDAKVLQNIYHNNRKIINEVEVAIYKHDFHLLYHDAVDIDVVKEDFSMIDRIYHKGEERFYLNDWQVIGIRHTYKGQTYIITAAAYDQYGYNKLANMLWVSITVFVISILFIYGAGRFFSRRAFAPVQEMTERARQISTTSLHMRLDTGHSKDELTQLAETFNDLLNRLENSFDAQKQFVSNVAHELRTPLAAITAELELSTSRERSVAEYQEVIRNTLNDAKKLGRLATSLLDFAKATYDPVEISFKPVRVDEILLDAQLQVQKVNKNYRLSIHFEQEFENDKQISVKGNSYLLTVAFANLFENGCKFSDDKQCRLTVSFTKTIMTLRFSDQGIGIPEEDLQHIFTPFFRGQNKMFADGNGIGLPLTKKIISLHKGDITVISSPHTGTVFTVTLPVLD, encoded by the coding sequence ATGGTAGCAAGAGCAAGATTAACCCTGTTATTTACGTGTATCACGGCTGCAATATTACTGATTTTTGGGGCTGTCTTGTATTTTTCTGCCAAACAAAACCGTCAAAAAGAATTTTATGATCTGTTAAAAAAAGAAGCTGTTACAAAGGCTAATTTATTTTTTGAAGCAGGAGTAGATGCTAAAGTTTTACAAAATATTTATCATAATAACCGTAAGATAATCAATGAGGTAGAAGTTGCTATCTATAAACATGATTTCCATCTTTTATATCATGATGCGGTAGATATAGACGTCGTGAAAGAAGACTTTTCAATGATTGACCGGATTTATCATAAAGGTGAAGAACGATTTTATCTTAATGACTGGCAGGTAATAGGTATCAGACATACATACAAAGGACAAACTTATATAATTACGGCTGCAGCCTATGACCAGTATGGTTATAATAAACTGGCTAATATGTTATGGGTTAGTATTACTGTTTTTGTGATCTCTATCCTTTTTATTTATGGTGCGGGTCGGTTCTTTTCACGGAGAGCATTTGCTCCTGTACAGGAAATGACAGAAAGGGCTCGTCAAATATCAACAACCAGTCTGCATATGAGATTAGATACTGGGCATTCCAAAGATGAACTAACACAACTGGCGGAGACATTTAATGATCTGTTGAACAGACTTGAAAATTCATTTGATGCGCAAAAACAGTTTGTATCAAATGTTGCTCATGAACTTCGTACCCCACTTGCTGCGATAACTGCAGAACTGGAGTTGTCTACCTCCCGTGAAAGAAGTGTGGCTGAATATCAGGAAGTTATCCGTAATACTTTGAACGATGCAAAAAAACTAGGTCGATTGGCTACCAGCCTTCTGGATTTTGCAAAAGCTACTTATGATCCTGTAGAAATATCTTTTAAACCCGTACGTGTGGATGAAATTTTGCTGGATGCACAGCTGCAGGTGCAAAAGGTAAATAAGAATTATAGACTATCTATTCACTTTGAACAGGAGTTTGAAAATGATAAACAAATATCTGTCAAAGGCAATAGTTACCTGCTGACGGTTGCATTTGCCAATTTGTTTGAAAATGGTTGTAAGTTTTCAGATGATAAACAGTGCCGGCTGACTGTTTCCTTTACAAAAACTATCATGACATTACGTTTTTCTGATCAGGGTATTGGTATCCCGGAAGAGGACCTGCAGCATATTTTTACCCCATTTTTTAGAGGGCAGAATAAAATGTTTGCTGATGGTAACGGAATAGGACTCCCGCTTACCAAGAAAATTATTTCACTTCACAAAGGAGATATTACTGTCATTTCTTCACCGCATACCGGAACAGTATTTACAGTTACATTGCCCGTACTGGATTAA